A single Eulemur rufifrons isolate Redbay chromosome 9, OSU_ERuf_1, whole genome shotgun sequence DNA region contains:
- the PPY gene encoding pancreatic polypeptide prohormone isoform X1, translating into MCDSDLMAATHRCLSLLLLSTCVALLLQPLLGAQGAPMEPVYPGDNATPEQMAQYAADLRRYINMLTRPRYGKRDKEDTLDSLQWDSPHAAAPRELSPMDL; encoded by the exons ATGTGTGACAGCGATCTT ATGGCTGCCACACACCGCTGCCTCTCCCTGCTGCTCCTGTCCACCTGTGTGGCTCTGTTGCTGCAGCCACTGCTGGGTGCCCAAGGAGCCCCGATGGAGCCAGTGTACCCAGGGGACAATGCCACGCCAGAGCAGATGGCCCAGTATGCGGCTGATCTCCGCAGATACATCAACATGCTGACCAGGCCTAG GTAtgggaaaagagacaaagaagacaCGCTGGACTCCTTGCAGTGGGACTCCCCCCACGCAGCTGCCCCCAG GGAACTCAGCCCGATGGACCTGTAA
- the PPY gene encoding pancreatic polypeptide prohormone isoform X2, with protein MAATHRCLSLLLLSTCVALLLQPLLGAQGAPMEPVYPGDNATPEQMAQYAADLRRYINMLTRPRYGKRDKEDTLDSLQWDSPHAAAPRELSPMDL; from the exons ATGGCTGCCACACACCGCTGCCTCTCCCTGCTGCTCCTGTCCACCTGTGTGGCTCTGTTGCTGCAGCCACTGCTGGGTGCCCAAGGAGCCCCGATGGAGCCAGTGTACCCAGGGGACAATGCCACGCCAGAGCAGATGGCCCAGTATGCGGCTGATCTCCGCAGATACATCAACATGCTGACCAGGCCTAG GTAtgggaaaagagacaaagaagacaCGCTGGACTCCTTGCAGTGGGACTCCCCCCACGCAGCTGCCCCCAG GGAACTCAGCCCGATGGACCTGTAA